CGCGGTCCCATATCAGGTAATAAACGTGTTTGCTGGGGTACCGGTAAAGGCCGTAACCGACCCCGGCGTTGAAACGCAACGCCCCGGATTCCGCCACCGTAACGCGCGCCTTCACGCCCACCGGCCCCGTCTCGCCCAGGCCGTTCAATCCGCCCAACGCGAGGTTCGGCCCGTAAAATAACGCGACCTCGACTCCCGCGCAACGCGGAGGCGAGGCGATAACCATAACGGCGACGGTCCAAGCGCCGGTACGGATTTATTCAACATCTCGTTACCTCCCGCAATCGCACCCTCGATACTCTTCTCCGGGAGTTATTATCGGTTATAACGCGAACGCGGTCAATAGCGGATTTCCCCCGGCAGGTCCGCGCCCGGCTTGATTTATACGGCCCCGTATGTAATCATCGCGTATAATAAAAGGTCCCGTTTAAAGGAGAAACCGTATGCCCCTCGCCGACGCCAAAGATATTTTAGGTACCGCCCGGGACGGCGGTTACGCCGTCGCCGCGTTCAACGTCAACGACCTCGAGTTCGCCCAGGCCGTCGTGGCCGCCGCGGAGGAGGAGCGCGCGCCCATCTTCGTGGCCGCGACCGAGACCGCGCTGGCCTACGGCGGCGACGCGCTGGCCCGGCTCGCCCTGGATATCATCGACGGCGCTTCGGTTCCGCTCGTCTTGCACCTCGACCACGGCTCGAGCGTCGAGGCCGCGCGCAAAGCGGTCGACCTCGGCTTCAACTCCGTGATGGTGGACGGTTCCACGCTGCCGTACGACGAGAACGTCGCGCTGGTGGCCGCGGCGGTGGACGAGTTCGCGCGCCGCGGCGTCGCCGTCGAAGGCGAGCTGGGCCACGTCGCCAAAGACCACGACCGGGGGGCCTTCACGGAGCCGGCCGAGGCCGCGGCCTTCGTCGAAGCGACGGGCGTCCACTCGCTGGCCGTAGCGGTCGGCACGAGCCACGGCGCGTACAAGTTCGAGGGCGAGCCGACCATAGACGTCGAACGGCTGGAGGCCATCGCCGCCGCGACGCCGGTTCCGCTCGTGCTCCACGGCGCGTCGGCGGTTTACGAGGACGTCGTGCGCCAGGTGGAGAACGCGGGAGGGCACCTTCCGCGGGCGCGGGGCCTCTCGGACAAGCTCCTACGTCAAGCGGTCGCGCGCGGCGTCGCAAAGGTCAACGTCGATACCGACCTCCGGCTGGCGTTCGTCGCCGCGGTTCGAAAATATTTTAAAAATGACGCCGCGGCCATCGACCCTAAAAAGATACTCGGGGCGGGCCGCGACGCGGTGCGCGAGATGGCCCGGCGCAAGATAAGGGCGTGCCGGGGCGCGCGTTAGCGCGGCCGCGGAACCCGGCGCCGGCCGTCCCCACGTAGAACGCATCCCCGCTCGAGGTAATAATACCGATACCATACGCCCCGCGGGCAACGACGCGGCGCGTAAAAAATCCCCGCATTTTAGGTAAAAAACCCTTGACTTTGGCCGGCGCTCTTCGTAACATTTCGTTTCCTTGTCCACGCCGTTACCGGCCTTCGGCCGTCCAAATAAAACCACAAAACATTAAATAAAAACGGGCGCGGTAGTAATCTAAACCGCTTCGCAACGCCAAGGAGGTTCCCTAATGTACGTCGACGACGTCTTTAAGAAGGTAGCAGCCCGCGACCCCGACCAACCGGAATTCCTCCAGGCGGTGGAGGAGGTTTTTACGTCGCTCGGGGAATTCATCGACGAGAACCCCCAATACAAGAAAGGGAACATTCTTGAGCGCGTCGTCGAGCCGGACCGCACTATTCTGTTTCGCGTCCCGTGGGAAACGGACGACGGCGAAGTGATGGTAAACCGGGGTATGCGCGTGGAGTTCAACAACGCCATCGGCCCCTACAAGGGCGGCCTGCGCTTTCACCCCTCCGTCAACCTCGGCATCATCAAGTTCCTCGGCTTCGAACAGATATTCAAGAACGCGCTCACGACGCTCCCCATGGGCGGCGGCAAAGGCGGCTCCGACTTCGACCCCAAGGGCAAGAGCGACGCCGAAGTCATGCGCTTTTGCCAGAGCTTTATGAACGAACTCTATAAATACCTCGGCCCCAATACCGACGTGCCCGCGGGCGACATCGGCGTGGGCGCCCGCGAAATAGGCTTCATGTTCGGCCAGTATAAACGCCTTACAAACGAGTTTACCGGCGTCTTTACCGGTAAGCGCCTGACCTGGGGCGGTTCGCTCATCCGGCCCGAGGCCACCGGCTACGGCGCGGTATACTTCGCCGACGAGATGTTGAAGACGCGCGGCGATTCTCTCAACGGAAAGGTGTGCCTCGTCTCCGGTTCGGGCAACGTCGCCCAGTTCACCGTCGAAAAGCTCACCCAGCTCGGCGCCAAAGCCATTACGCTCTCCGACTCCTCGGGCTTCATACACGACCCCGACGGCATCGACGAGGAGAAGCTCGCGTTCGTCAAGGAGTTGAAGAACGTCCGGCGCGGCCGCATCAAAGAGTACGCCGAAAAGTTCAAGGTCCAATACACGCCCGCGGACCCGAAGCTGGACCACAACCCGCTGTGGGCCATCAAGGCCGACTGCGCCTGCCCGAGCGCGACGCAGAACGAAATCAACCGCAACGACGCCGCAAACCTCGTCAAGGGTGGCGTCTTCGTCGTATCCGAGGGCGCCAACATGCCGACGATGCCGGAGGGCGTCGACGTTTTCCTGAAGGCCAAGGTCCTCTACGGCCCGGGCAAAGCGGCCAACGCCGGCGGCGTCTCCGTCTCCGGCCTCGAAATGTCGCAGAACAGCCTCCGCCTGTCGTGGTCGCGCGAGGAAGTGGATGAACGCCTCCGCGGCATCATGGCCGCCATCCACGAACAGTGCATGATGTACGGCTACGACGAGAAGGATAAATATTGCGACTACGTTAAAGGCGCCAACGTCGGCGGCTTCAAGAAGGTGGCCGACGCGATGCTGGACCAGGGCGTCGTTTAACCGGCGAAGTCAATAAACGACGAAGGGAGCCCGTAGATGAAAAAGATAGGATATATGGACGGTACGGACCCGCTTCTACTGAGCAAGCTCGCCGCCGCCGGCGTGGAGACGGTGCCGCTGGGGAACGGCTACGATAACGCCGGCCGGTACATCGGCTACCTGAACCCGGCGGACGGCATCGACGCCGTCGTGGGCTACTTCCACAAGTTCCTGCCGCTGGAGGGGGCCAACATCTGCGCCGCGGACCTCCTGAAGCCGTGCCAGATCCACAACGTACCGGTATACATAATCGTCGCCAAAGAAGACCGGGCCAACGCCAAAAAGATAATGGGCGACTGCGGCTCGAGCGTGAAGTACGTCGACCCGGGCGAGGTCGCCGGCGAGTTGATGAAAATCGTTTAGTAGCTCGCGAGCGAATACGGAAAAACGGGCGGCCGCAAGGCCGCCTTTTTTTACCGGCGGGAAACGGTCCGCTTAAAACGTGGATTTTTCCCGCCCTCGGTGTTAATATCCATAAAAAGAAACCGCCCGGAGGAAGCTATGACCACCATCGTCGACGTTTACGCGCGCGAAATTTTGGACAGCCGCGGCAACCCCACGGTCGAGGTAGACGTATACACCGAGTCCGGCTCCCGGGGCCGCGCGGCCGTTCCCTCCGGCGCCAGCACCGGCGAGTTCGAGGCCTGCGAGCTCCGCGACGACGACGCTTCCCGCTACGTCGGCAAGGGCGTCCGCCAGGCGGTGGCCAACGTCAACGGCCCCATCGCCGACGCGCTGCTGGGGGCGGACGCCGCGGACCAGGCCGCCGCCGACCAGATACTAATCGAGCTCGACGGGACCGACAACAAGGCCAAGTTCGGCGCCAACGCCATCCTGGGCGCGTCGATGGCGTGCGCTCGAGCCGCGGCCGAGTTCTTCGACCTGCCGCTCTACCGCTACCTGGGCGGCGTAGGCGCGCGCCTGCTGCCCGCGCCCATGTTCAACATCCTGAACGGCGGCGCCCACGCCGACAACAACGTCGACATCCAGGAGTTCATGGTCGTCCCGTACGCCGCGCCCACCTTCGGCGAGGCGTTGCGCGCCGGCGCGGAGATATACCACGCGCTGAAGAAAGTGCTCAAGGAGCGAGGGCTGGCCGCCGGCGTCGGCGACGAGGGCGGCTTCGCCCCCAACCTGGGCTCCAACGAGGAAGCGCTCCAGCTGGTGGTGGAGGCGGTCGTGGCCGCCGGGTACCGCCCGGGCGAAAACGTCGGCCTGGCCATAGACGCCGCGGCCTCGTCCTTCTTCCGGAAAGGCAAATACCACCTCGACGGCGCCAAGCTCGACGCGGCCGCGGTGGTGGAGCTCTACGGCCGGTGGCTCGAGGCGTACCCCGTGATATCCATCGAGGACGGCCTGGCCGAGGACGACTGGGCCGGCTGGCGGCTCCTCAACGAGAAGCTCGGCGACCGCGTGCAGCTGGTGGGCGACGACCTCTTCGTGACGAACCTCGAGCGCCTTCGGCGCGGCATCCGTGAGAACGCGGCCAACTCCATTCTCATCAAACTGAACCAGATCGGCACCGTGACCGAGACCATAGCCGCCGTCGAGCTCGCGCGCCGCCACGGCATGAGCGCCGTCGTCTCCCACCGCTCGGGCGAGACGGAGGACACCTTCATCGCCGACTTCGTCGTCGCCGTCGGCGCGGGCCAGATTAAGACCGGCGCGCCGGCCCGCTCGGAGCGGGTCGCGAAGTACAACGAGCTCCTCCGCATCGAGGAGGACCTGGCCTCCTCCGCGCAATTCGCCGGCGCGTCCACCATCCGGTCCTTCAAGGCGTAATGCCCCGAGCCAGCGAAACGGTACACGCCGCGAAGACGCGGCGACGACGCTTCGTATTCGGCGTCGTCGCCGGCCTGGTTCTGGCCGCGCTGCTCGCGTACGTCTTCGTCTTCAGCCGCCACGGGTACTTACGCCGCTACGAGCTCGCGAGCGAGAACGAACGCCTCCAGCTCGAGCTCCGGGAACTGCGCGACGAAAACGCCCGCCTCCGCGAGGAGCTGAGCCGCCTCGACGACCCGGAGGCGGTCGAGAAACTGGCCCGCGAGAAACTGGGCCTGGTCAAAGAGGGCGAGCAGGTCTACCGCTTCGTCGAAAAAGATAAAAAGCCGGAGAACGCCGAAGAGAAGGACCCGCCGCTCGAGCCGTGACCGCCTCCGCCCCCAAAATCAAGGCCGTGGGCCTGTTCTCGGGCGGCCTCGACAGCGCCCTCGCCGTAAAAATAATCCTCGAGCAGGGCGTCGCGGTGGTCGGCTACTACTTCCGCACGCCCTTCATCGGCGGCGGCTCCCGCGCCGAGCGGCTGGCCGAGCGCCTGGGCATTGAGCTGGTCGTCGACGAGGCGGGCGAGGATTACGTCGAAATGCTGAAAGCGCCCCGGTTCGGCCGGGGCGCGGCGTTCAACCCCTGCATCAACTGCCATATATTCATGCTTCGGCGCGCCGGAGCGCTTATGCTTGAGCGCGGCGCGTCGTTCTGCTTCACCGGCGAAGTGCTCGGGCAGAGGCCGATGTCGCAGCGGCGGTATCACCTTAAGCTTATAGAAAAAGAGGCCGGCCTGGAGGGCAAATTGCTAAGGCCGCTATCGGCCAAGCTGCTGCCCCCCACCGAGGCGGAGGAAGAAGGGCTGGTCGACCGGGCCGCGCTGCTGGGCCTGGAAGGGCGCTCGCGGAAAACGCAACTCGCGCTCGCGGCGTCGTACGGCATAACCGGGTACAGCTCGCCGGCGGGGGGGTGCCTATTGACCGACAAGAACTTCGGCGCGCGGCTGGCCGACGCCTTCACCCACGGCGAAGACCGCCCGGCCGATATAGTCCTCCTAAAATTAGGCCGCCACTTCCGCCTGCCTTCCGGCGCCAAAGCCGTAGTAGGCCGGAACGAGGGCGAGAACGAAGAACTCCTGAGGTATCTGGACGGGGACGCCGCGGCCTTCGAAGTCGAGGGCGTGGGGAGCCCGGTGACGCTGCTGCGGCCTGCGCGGCGGGAGGACCGGCCGCGGGCGGCGGCGCTGACGCTGCGGTACTCCGACGCGCGCGACCGCGCCGAGGCGCCGACGCGGGTCCGGACGGCGCGAGGCGAAGCGGAAACGATAACCGCCCGGGCCGGCGACGCCGCGGACGCCGAAACCTGGCGCATAAGCGCCGGCCCCGAGGAAAAGTAAAACTTGACATCCGCGGCCGCACCAATTAAAATGCGGCCGGTATTCATAATCTTTAACGATTTAAGGAGGTATCATGAAGAAGAGCCTGGCAATAACGTGTTCGTTCATTTTAGCGGCGACTGTCGCCGGCGCGTTCGACCTGCCCGGCGGCGGCGGGGGCAAAGTCGATACGAAAAAGTTCGACGAGCTCATAACGTCGATCGAAGAGATATCCGTCAACCTCGACGCGGCGAAAGTTAAAATCGACGAGTGCGACAGCACCCTCGCCGCTATCGCCGAGGCGCACGGTATCGCCGACCTGATGAGCGACCCCGCCAAAGTAGCCGAGATTAAGGACGCCATCACCGACGACGACAAGGCCAAGCTCCAGGCCCAGGTCGAAAGCGTCCAAACCGTACCCGACGACCTGAACGCCATCATCGCGAAAGCCACCGAGATAATGGGCAAGATCCCGGACGCGCTGACGGACCTCGTCAGCCAAATTAAGGCGAATCCGATGGCCGCCAAAGACCTCAAGGATAAGCAGGCCAAATTGCAGGAGGGCAAAACGGCGCTCGAGCAAATTACCACCGACGCGCCGACGCTCGTGGAGTCGGCCACCAACCTCGCCAGTACCATCACCGGCTTAATGTAACCTTTTCGTCATCCGAAAAAGGGAGCGCTCGAACGCGCTCCCTTTTTTTCTATCTATTGCGTAAAAGCCGGCGTATTGATAATATGGTGCCACCACCACGCTGCGAACCATAGCGAAGGCCCCGTTGCGCATATTCCTACGATACGTCGTCGTGCTGGCCGCGGCCGTCTACGTACACCACGCCGTGGCGCCGCGTCTCCTGCCGGACGCCGCGGTCCCGGACCTCACGTTAGCGACCGTGGTGTACGTCGCGCTCGCCGTGGGCGGCGTCCCGGCGGTGGTCTGCGGCTTCATCCTGGGCTTGGCGTCCGACCTGTTGGGATGGGGGCCCGTCGGCCTGGGCGCGTTGGTGGGCACGGCCTCGGCGGCGGCCTTCTCCCACTTCCGCGGCCAAATTTACGAGGGGAGCCTGCTCGTGCCGGCGATCTTCGCCGCGGCCGCCGTCATCGTAAAACAAACCCTCGCTTTTGTACTCGTCGCGGCCTTCGCCGGGCCGGCCTCTTTCGGCTGGCTTGTCGTCGGCAAGGTCGCGTTGGCGGCCGCCGCCACGGCCGTCGTCTCTTTCCCGCTGCTATTCTTTTATTGGCGCTTCTTACCGCCGCGCCGCACGTAGCGCGCGCTACGGGCCGAACTCGCAAACTATCAACATCCGCGGTTCGGTATACCCCTCGATGGCGTAGCGCGGGCCCTCGCGGCCTATGCCCGACTCCTTGGCGCCGCCGTACGGCATGTGGTCCACGCGGAACGTCGGCACGTCGCCCGCGACTACCGCGCCCGCTCTTATATTCTCGTAGGCGTAGCGAACGCGCCCCAGGTCCCGCGTGAAAACGCCCGCCTGGAGGCCGTAGCGGGAGTCATCCGCCGCGGCAACGGCTTCGGCGAAATCGTCGTACGGCTCGAGCAATACCACCGGCGCGAAAGCCTCCCGGCAGCTCAGCGGCAACTCCGCCGGGCACCCCTCCACCACCGCCGGCTCGAGGCGGGTTCCGTCGCGTTTGCCGCCGCACAGTACGCGCGCGCCGGCGGCCTTCGCCTCCTCGAGCCAACCCTCGACGCGCGCCGCGGCGTCCTCGTCTATCAAGCTGCCGAGGTCGGCGTCCTCGTCCAGGGGGTGGCCGACGCGCAAACGCCGCACCGCGTCCACCAAAGCGGCCGCGACGTCGTCGTAAACCGGCCGATGGATGTAAACGCGCTGGACCGAGATGCACGACTGCCCCGCGACGCCGAAGCCGCCCGCCACTACGCGCTTCACGGCGTACGCCAGGTCGGCGTCGGAATGTACAATGGCCGCGGCGTTGCCGCCCAGCTCGAGGCACACCTGCTTGCGGCCCGCCTTCCCCTTCAAACTCCAACCGACCTCCGGGGAGCCGGTGAAGGTCAACACCGCGAACCGCTCGTCGGCGACCAGACCTTCCGCCCTCGAGCCGGGCATGGGGAGGACCGAGATTTGCCGCGCCGGCGCGCCGGCCTCGAGCGCCAGCGTCGCCAGCTCGAGCGCCGACAGCGGCGTCGCGGACGCGGGTTTGATGACTATGGGCGCGCCGCAAGCCATGGCCGGCGCCAGCTTATGGGCCACCAGGTTCAACGGGAAATTGAACGGCGTTATCGCGAGCACCGGCCCCCGCACGAACCGCCGCACGATGCCGAAGCGGCCCCTACCCGCGGGATGCAGGTCCAACGGCACCACCTCGCCCTCCAGCCGGCTCACCTCCGCCGCCGCGACCTCGCACGTAAACGCGCACCGGCCTACCTCGCCCCGGGCCTCTCGAATATTCTTGCCGGCCTCGAGCGCGAGCGTCTTCGCCAAATCCTCCGCGTTCTCTTTCACCAGTCGCGACAGCTTGTTTAAAACGTCTACGCGCTCGTACGACGGGACACTTTCCCCCCCGCGGAAGAACTCGTACGCCGTCGTGGCCGCCTCCTCGACGTCCGCGGCGGTCGCGTTCCACGTCGCACCGACGACGTCGCCGTCGTACGGACACCGCACCGCGAGTTCCTCCTCCGAGCAGCGCCACTCACCCGCAACCAGGTATTCTTTACCGGCCATCGTCCACCTCACATATTTTTTAAGGCAACCCGGTCCTTCGCCTCAGCACCCAATCCACAACCAAAAACGCCAACGCTACGGGAAAAGCGAGCCACGCCGGCCACAGGTCTCGGCGCGTCGTCGCCACTACGCGCGGCGCGGCTTCCACCCGGGCCGCCACCGCCCGGGCCAGGCCGTCCGCGTCCTCCGGGTCGAAATAGCGGCCGCCGGTGGCCGCGGCCAAAGCCTTCAGCGGCTCGAGCCGCGGAACGAAGCCCCGGTACTCCGACGCCGCCGGCGCGACCAGCACGGCCGTCTTGGTAACCTCCGTCGCGCCGGCCGCGGGCGACCTGGCCGTCAATTCGTACCGCCCCTCGGCGGCGACCTCGAACTCGCCCGACCACAGCTCGTCGCCGAGCCGAGCCAGCGCCACCCGCTTGACGGCGCCCGCGGGGTCGGCGTATACCACCGTCGGCTCGGCCGCCGCGCGACAACTTACCTCCACCGCGTCGCCCGGCGCGGCGACGTGACGGCTCACGGCCAAGGGGCCCCCTTGTTCGTCGTACAGGGCGAGGACGAGCGCGGCCGCGAGCGCGGCGAGGTCGTCGCCCGAGGCCAGCCGCCACCTGTAAAGGCCCCCGGCCGCCAACAACCCGACGCGACCCAGGCCGTACGGCATCACGACGAGCGCGGGCGTGCCGTCGGCCGCCTCCCATACCGGCGTCGCGCTTTCCTTGAGGGGCCCGAGCCGCCAGACGTGCGTTACGGGCGGCGGCGCCGCGGCCACCCGCGGCCCGCCGGGATACGACGACGCCGAAAGCGGCCCGCCGCTCACCTCGGCGACGTTCGCCTGGACCCAAACCGGCGATAGCTCGGACAACGCGCCCGTCGAAAGCGCCGCCGCGTCCACCGGCCTCGCGCTGACGACCACCAACAGGCCGCCGCCCCGGGCGACGTGGCGCGCCAACATCTCCCCGGCCACCGGCATCACCTTGGCCGCGCGGGGGTTGCCGAGCACGACGACGTCGGTCCCCTCCGGCGGCCCGCCACTCGAGCCCACGACGGCGTCGCCGGCGTCCAGGCGATACGTCAACGCCAGGCCGGCGTGCGTCGCGAGCGCGCGTTTCAAAAAGGCGAAGTCGGCGTCGCCCGCCATCTCCCAATACCATATCGACGGCGGCGGCGCCAGGGCCTTCACGTGGAACCACGTCTCCCCCCGCCCGGGCGAGGCCGCCACGCGGAAGAAACGGTCGCCCGGCTCCCGCACCGCGGCGCGCACGACGGCCTCGCCGGCGCCCGGCGCGGGTTTGAATTCGAACGCCGCTTCTCCCCCGCTCTCTTCCGCCACCGTCACCGAGGCCGCCTCGCCCGCCTCGAGCGTCGAATAATACCGTACGCGCACGTCGAAAGCGGTCCCGGGCAATACGGCCGCCGGCGCCTCGACGTCGGCGACGAATAACGAGTTAGCCGGCGGCTCGTCGGCCGGCGACGCGGTGAGGCACGGGGGCAAACCCTCCGCCGCCGGCGCCGCGTCCCAGACACCGTCACTCAATACCACCGCCGAGGTCAGGCCCTCCTTGCCGTAACGCGCGGCCACCTCGCGCAGCGCCCGGGCGGCGTCGGTCCGGCCGCGCGCACCCGTCCGCAACTCGTCGTCCCCGGGAACGACGTTACCCCACGGCCGGCGGCGGGCGGCGAAGTCGTATACGTCGTACCGGCCGCCGCTCTCCTCGACGGCGCGCGCCACGGCTCGAGCCGAGGCCGCCGCCCCCTCCAACCTTGTCCCGCGGACCGCACCGAAGTCCATCGACGCCGACGAATCTATTAGAATGGCCACCGGCGGCGCCGCGGACTCAGTATAAACCGCCGTCCGGCGCGGCCCGAGCACGAATAATAAAATAGCCGATATCGCGGCCAAACGGAGCGTTAAAAAAAGAGTCGCACGCGCCCACCCGGCGGCGCGGCGCACCCGCCACACGCCGACGACGGCCGCCGCGACGGCCAGAACCGCCCCCAAGGCCGCCAACCACCAATACGGCAAAGGCTCAAATATTAAGGTCATAACGTACCGTCCGCGTTTGCAGCGCGAGCCATTTTTTATTATAATATTATGATATAGACACGCCAAATGAATTCGAACCGGAAACCCGGCGTGAGAGCGAGCGATTGTACGCCGCGGGGCGTTGGCGTACGGGCGGCGCGCTGCCGCCCAGGCACGCCCTCGGGCCGCTGGGTTGGTTGGTGTGGCGCACCTTCCGCCGCTTCGCCGGCCGCCGCGAGTACGAACGGCTGGTCGACCTGGGCGGTGGCGAGGGGTACTTCGCGACGCTCTTCGGCCGGGCCCGATACAAGGCGGTGGTAGACGCCGTCGCGCCGGCGCTGGCGGTCGCGAAAGGCCGCGGCCTAGCCGTCGTTCAGGGGGACGTGCGGCGCGTACCGCTGGCGGCCGGCGCCTGCGACCTGGTCTTCCTGTCGGACGTGCTCGAGCACGTGCCGCCGGCCAAGGTCGGCGTCGTCCTCCAGGAAGCGGCGCGAGTGATGAAAGAGGGTGGCGTGCTGTTGGTGAATACGTCGTGCTACGGCCTGTACCTCCGGCGATGGCTCCGGCGCGCGCCGGGAGGAGGGCGCCTCGACCAGGACGACGTCAAGGACGGCCACCGGAGTCGATTGACGCGGCTCGAGCTGGAGGCGGCGATCAAGGCCTCGGGCCTAAAAATAAATAAGCGGTTGTATTACAAACACCTTTTCCAACCGCTGACGGCCCTGACGGCGCGGGCGTTATCCGGCCGCGGCGGCGACGGGGCGGCGACGGCGAAAGAGAAGACGCTCGCCGGCGGCCCGGGCCGCGCGCTGAACGCCGTACGCATCTTCGTCGCCGGTTGGGACGCGTTATTCTTCGGGCGGGTCCCGGGCGGCGCGGTAATATACAAACTGGAAAAATGACCCGACGAGTTAAAGCGCTCTTCCTGGTGCCGCCGCTGGCGGCGGGCGACTTCGCGACGCAGACCGACGCCGTGTTGGCGCGATGCGCGGGGATATTCACCAAGACGGACTACGTCATCCCGCCGCTGGGGCTGGCGTACTGCGCCGCCGCGGTGGAGGAGTGGGCCGGCGCCGACGTCGACCTCGTCGACGCGGTGGCGGGGAAAAAGGGCGTCGATGAAATTTTAAAACTCGTTGCCGACGAGCGGCCGGACTTGATATACGTCGCCGCGGGCACGTCGACGCTGGGACGCGACCTGGCCTTCCTGACGCGGGCGAAGGAAGCCTCGCCGACGACGAAGGCCGCGGTGATGGGGACGCACGTCAGCGCCCGACGCGACGACGGCTTCGCCGCGCCGGGGGCCGACTTCGTCATCCGCGGCGAGCCGGAGGCGACGTGCGCCGAACTCGCGCGCGCGGTGCGGGGCGAGGTGCCGTACGGAGCGGTCGCGGGTTTGAGTTGGCGCGAGGACGGCCGCGTCGTCCACAACCCGAAGCGGGGGCTTATCGGCGACCTCGACGTGCTGCCTCATCCGGCGCGCCGCTTCTTCCGGCCGTACAGCTACGAGCCGCCGTTCATGCGCCACGGCCGCTTCGACATCGTCATCACGTCGCGCGGGTGCCCCTACCCGTGCAACTATTGCTCGACCGGCACGTACTACGGCCGCAAGATAAGGTTCCGCTCCAGCGCCGACGTACTGGCGGAACTGCGCGAGATGGTGGAAGAGGAGGGCGTCCGCCAGGTGGGGTTCTGGGACGACACGTTCACCATCGGCAAGCGGCGGGTCCTGGAGCTGTGCGGCCTCATCGAGGACTCGGGGCTCGCGTTCTCGTGGATGTGCATGTCGCGCGTCGACACGGTGGACGACGAGATGCTGGCGGCGCTCAAGCGCGCGGGGTGCTACCTCGTAATCTACGGCGTCGAATCGGGGTCGCAGCGCGTGCTCGAGCGCATGGGCAAGAAGACGACGGTGGAGCAGGCCCGGCGGGCGTTCGAGGCCACGACCCGCGCCGGCCTGGAGGCCGCGGCCTTCTTCATGTTCGGCAACCTGGGCGAGCGCGAAGAGGACATGCGGGCGACGGTCCGGCTGGCCAAGGAGCTGAACGCCTCCTTCGCCTC
This is a stretch of genomic DNA from bacterium. It encodes these proteins:
- a CDS encoding radical SAM protein, whose protein sequence is MTRRVKALFLVPPLAAGDFATQTDAVLARCAGIFTKTDYVIPPLGLAYCAAAVEEWAGADVDLVDAVAGKKGVDEILKLVADERPDLIYVAAGTSTLGRDLAFLTRAKEASPTTKAAVMGTHVSARRDDGFAAPGADFVIRGEPEATCAELARAVRGEVPYGAVAGLSWREDGRVVHNPKRGLIGDLDVLPHPARRFFRPYSYEPPFMRHGRFDIVITSRGCPYPCNYCSTGTYYGRKIRFRSSADVLAELREMVEEEGVRQVGFWDDTFTIGKRRVLELCGLIEDSGLAFSWMCMSRVDTVDDEMLAALKRAGCYLVIYGVESGSQRVLERMGKKTTVEQARRAFEATTRAGLEAAAFFMFGNLGEREEDMRATVRLAKELNASFASFNVATPYPGTLFYEQVKEELGGDFNRYDARRPVYGDEALLERYIKKAYREFYLRPGYVWRRLRRVRSWGDFGRAAKAGLDVLGRYVLGRS